In one window of Nicotiana tabacum cultivar K326 chromosome 12, ASM71507v2, whole genome shotgun sequence DNA:
- the LOC107808955 gene encoding PHD finger protein MALE STERILITY 1-like has protein sequence MKEKIKMSNLDLSGSKKRKRNDQRVFKFKTFGEQGFPTEFIECNFEQNVKLLLEFAQQEENGDHAMAIWSFQLEVHRHPPMHIFLFVVEEPVELSLNPHCKHCQYIGWGNHLICNKKYHFLLPSKDTVAACLRYDNQGAGSNQNTYNTNGGAVVGEIRSKSSNLIELEGHIMHGVFHSNGFGHLLCINGLETGSDLPGHSIMDFWDRLCIGLRARKVSLRDISQKKGMDLRLLNTVAYGEPWFGHWGYRFGRGSFGVTQETYQSAINAIQNMPLALLAHHINNHEILTVLSRYQMLSGHTLVTLCDTFHFMLELKSRIPKESNLSSCYPGLLVDNTCRWSPKRVEMAIRVVVEALKRAESRWISRQEVRDAARAYIGDTGLLDFVLKSLGNHIVGKYLVRRCLNPVTKVLEYCLEDISKAFPKHDQGFWVNDSKGNQQYKITWVQLMKDIYFLYKNILKEIKGMPNYTGIFAAIPTTSRIILDAKYFLKEYKGESDSRIEVDKSKIYCAIMLVTKNGFGVEEKVMTPFECFILRKDVTFDELMIEVERTFGNIYWGLRNFAIRSINNLSPIIGTELFFNVMKPGNKIVLGGVMSNIDHNNIGIFEGIKDNIVVDCLCGTKDEDGERMVCCDICEVWQHTRCVNIPNQEAIPDIFLCSKCEQDILQFPSLP, from the exons ATGAAGGAGAAAATTAAGATGTCGAATTTAGATCTAAGTGGatcaaagaaaaggaagagaaatGACCAAAGGGTTTTTAAGTTCAAGACTTTTGGTGAACAAGGGTTTCCTACAGAGTTCATAGAGTGTAACTTTGAACAAAATGTTAAACTTCTTTTGGAATTTGCACAGCAAGAAGAAAATGGTGATCATGCCATGGCTATCTGGTCATTTCAGCTGGAAGTTCATCGACATCCGCCGATGCATATATTCCTGTTTGTTGTTGAAGAACCAGTTGAATTGTCCCTCAATCCTCATTGCAAACACTGTCAATATATAG GCTGGGGAAACCATCTGATCTGCAACAAGAAGTACCATTTCCTGTTGCCTTCAAAGGACACAGTAGCAGCTTGTTTGAGGTATGATAATCAAGGAGCTGGCAGTAACCAAAACACTTATAATACAAATGGTGGTGCAGTAGTAGGAGAAATTAGAAGTAAGTCGTCGAATTTGATTGAATTAGAGGGTCATATAATGCATGGTGTGTTTCACTCTAATGGTTTTGGGCATTTGCTATGTATCAATGGTTTGGAGACTGGTTCTGACTTGCCTGGCCACTCTATCATGGACTTCTGGGATCGCCTTTGCATTGGACTACGTGCAAG gaAAGTGAGCTTAAGGGATATCTCACAGAAGAAAGGCATGGATCTAAGGCTACTCAACACAGTGGCCTATGGTGAGCCATGGTTTGGACATTGGGGCTATAGATTTGGCCGTGGAAGCTTTGGAGTAACTCAAGAAACATATCAAAGTGCAATCAATGCCATACAAAACATGCCATTAGCCTTATTAGCACATCACATAAATAATCATGAGATATTAACAGTGTTATCAAGGTACCAAATGTTATCAGGTCACACATTAGTCACACTTTGTGACACCTTTCATTTCATGCTGGAGCTCAAATCGCGAATTCCAAAAGAAAGTAACCTTAGCTCGTGTTACCCTGGGCTATTGGTAGATAACACATGTAGATGGTCACCTAAACGCGTTGAGATGGCTATTAGGGTTGTTGTGGAAGCCCTAAAAAGAGCTGAATCGCGGTGGATTTCTAGGCAAGAGGTTCGTGATGCTGCTCGTGCTTACATTGGTGACACTGGATTACTAGATTTCGTGCTCAAGTCATTGGGAAATCATATTGTTGGGAAGTATTTAGTTCGTCGATGCTTAAATCCAGTAACCAAAGTTTTGGAATATTGTTTAGAGGACATATCTAAAGCATTCCCTAAGCATGATCAAGGTTTTTGGGTTAATGACTcaaaagggaatcaacaatacAAAATTACATGGGTTCAACTTATGAAGGACATATATTTCTTGTACAAGAATATCCTAAAAGAGATCAAGGGAATGCCTAATTACACAGGCATCTTTGCTGCAATCCCAACAACTTCTCGAATAATCTTGGACGCGAAATACTTCCTCAAGGAATATAAAGGGGAGTCCGATTCAAGAATTGAAGTTGATAAATCAAAGATTTATTGTGCAATTATGTTGGTAACCAAGAATGGATTTGGGGTTGAAGAAAAAGTAATGACCCCATTTGAGTGCTTCATATTAAGAAAAGATGTCACATTTGATGAGCTAATGATTGAAGTGGAAAGAACATTTGGGAATATCTATTGGGGACTAAGGAACTTTGCCATAAGATCAATTAACAATTTGAGTCCTATTATTGGTACAGAATTGTTTTTTAATGTGATGAAACCTGGAAACAAGATTGTTTTAGGAGGGGTTATGTCCAATATTGATCATAATAATATAGGGATATTTGAAGGAATTAAGGATAATATTGTTGTGGATTGCCTTTGTGGGACAAAAGACGAAGATGGTGAAAGGATGGTTTGTTGTGATATTTGTGAAGTTTGGCAACACACTCGTTGTGTTAATATCCCAAACCAAGAAGCTATTCCAGATATATTCCTTTGTAGTAAGTGTGAGCAAGATATCCTACAATTTCCTTCACTGCCTTAG